One genomic segment of Stigmatopora argus isolate UIUO_Sarg chromosome 18, RoL_Sarg_1.0, whole genome shotgun sequence includes these proteins:
- the LOC144093146 gene encoding semaphorin-4G-like → MEILKNIKASAICQYAFSDVQKAFDGPYMEVQDSKWREYTGKVPEPRPGSCITDEHRSRGINSSRDLPDGVLTFARRHPLVAVQVRPVGARPLLFKRSVNYVRVLAHREQALDGNVYTVLFLGTDHGWLHRALDVGGKMHIMEELQLFRDAQPIESMVLSAGLRSVYVGSHSGVVRVPTSACRRYASCYDCVFARDPFCGWDGRECVEVWSRAER, encoded by the exons ATGGAAATTTT GAAAAACATCAAAGCCTCTGCTATCTGCCAGTACGCCTTCTCAGACGTGCAGAAGGCCTTCGACGGGCCTTACATGGAGGTTCAGGACTCCAAGTGGAGGGAATACACGGGGAAGGTCCCCGAACCAAGACCCGGGTCT TGCATTACGGATGAGCACCGATCGCGGGGCATCAACTCGTCGCGAGACCTCCCCGACGGCGTACTGACGTTCGCCCGGAGGCACCCGCTCGTGGCGGTCCAAGTGCGTCCGGTCGGGGCCAGACCGCTACTCTTCAAGAGGAGCGTCAACTATGTCCGTGTGTTGGCGCACCGGGAGCAGGCACTGGACGGAAACGTTTACACTGTCTTGTTTCTGGGAACAG ACCACGGCTGGCTGCACCGAGCCTTGGATGTCGGAGGCAAAATGCACATCATGGAGGAGCTTCAGTTGTTTCGTGATGCCCAACCCATCGAGAGCATGGTGCTATCCGCCGGCCTG CGAAGCGTCTACGTTGGCTCCCACTCCGGGGTGGTGCGGGTCCCCACGTCGGCCTGTAGGAGGTACGCCTCCTGCTACGATTGCGTCTTCGCCCGGGACCCTTTCTGCGGCTGGGATGGCCGGGAGTGCGTGGAGGTGTGGTCTCGTGCGGAGAGGTGA
- the sema4gb gene encoding semaphorin-4G, producing MFPIATETQSDSAHFDLVDSAVVHRRRSVMSGDDVLLQCELRSNLATPRWTLNGKELRGYGVDSGYRVGNDGLLLVGARGRQSGSYRCFAVENSVSVLVYLYTVKVHTDSYFPADETTEVSDSSGLLGTTAEPSASGWTPPPPASPGPRLHAYRRMEAVYICLVAVLGGLCLVLSVVLLYVSFCTKRSSRRRKFSQQQGLHVLGSSERKGSSHLELRTISNGRQGRRSVSVPVFGDFLQMVPGEGSRSAAPPSAPPPPAPPPLPDADYVNGLSATLPGVLRKMNGNSYVLLRQLEHDGASPLYHSFTEELNRILEQRKHTQLDLQPHESSI from the coding sequence ATGTTTCCCATCGCCACGGAAACGCAGTCCGACTCTGCCCATTTTGATCTGGTTGACTCGGCAGTGGTCCACCGCAGACGTTCGGTGATGTCGGGCGACGACGTGCTCCTCCAGTGCGAACTGCGCTCAAACTTAGCCACGCCGCGTTGGACGCTAAACGGCAAAGAGCTTCGGGGATACGGCGTGGATTCGGGCTACCGCGTGGGCAACGACGGCCTCCTCCTGGTCGGGGCCCGAGGCCGGCAGAGCGGCTCGTACCGCTGTTTCGCCGTGGAGAACTCCGTCTCCGTGCTGGTCTACCTGTACACGGTCAAGGTGCACACCGATTCGTACTTTCCGGCGGACGAGACGACGGAGGTCTCCGATTCGTCGGGGCTTCTCGGCACGACCGCAGAGCCGTCGGCGTCGGGGTGGACCCCTCCGCCGCCCGCCTCGCCGGGGCCGCGCCTCCACGCGTACCGACGCATGGAGGCGGTCTACATCTGCCTGGTGGCCGTCCTCGGCGGGCTGTGCCTGGTGTTGTCGGTGGTCCTTCTTTACGTGAGCTTCTGCACCAAGCGCTCCTCGCGGAGGAGGAAGTTTTCCCAGCAGCAGGGGCTGCACGTGCTGGGGTCTTCGGAAAGGAAAGGGAGCTCCCACCTGGAGCTCCGAACCATCTCCAACGGACGTCAAGGACGCCGCTCCGTCTCGGTGCCCGTCTTCGGCGACTTCCTGCAGATGGTTCCGGGCGAGGGATCCCGGAGCGCCGCCCCGCCGTCCGCCCCCCCGCCCCCGGCCCCCCCGCCGCTGCCCGACGCCGACTACGTTAACGGGCTGTCGGCCACGTTGCCCGGCGTCCTGCGCAAGATGAACGGCAACAGTTACGTGCTGTTGCGGCAATTGGAGCACGACGGCGCCTCGCCGCTTTACCACTCCTTCACCGAGGAGCTCAATCGCATTCTGGAGCAGAGGAAGCATACGCAGCTGGACCTGCAGCCCCACGAGAGTTCCATCTGA
- the mrpl43 gene encoding large ribosomal subunit protein mL43, whose amino-acid sequence MTSRGTPSRFLKSVLQNGVGRYVCQLKRLSIIFSKTNQSSLGVRDFIEDGVVDYAKKNPGTVVYVSPQSCPKPRIVAEYLNGNVRQEIVASKTSSQISELVAKMTNQSGLDIIRIRKPFHTDSPSIQGLWHPFTNRPLAPKNDNKV is encoded by the exons atgacatccagaggGACGCCAAGTCGTTTCCTGAAAAGCGTCCTCCAAAACGGCGTTGGCCGCTACGTGTGCCAACTCAAGCGGCTCTCCATCATATTCTCCAAAACGAACCAAAGCTCTCTGGGTGTCAG GGACTTTATTGAAGATGGCGTGGTAGATTACGCTAAAAAGAACCCTGGAACCGTCGTGTATGTGTCTCCACAGTCCTGCCCTAAACCCAGGATCGTGGCGGAATACT TAAACGGCAACGTGAGGCAAGAGATCGTAGCAAGCAAAACCTCCTCGCAGATCTCAGAGCTGGTCGCCAAGATGACCAATCAATCGGGGCTGGACATAATCCGCATTCGCAAGCCCTTCCACACGGACAGCCCCAGCATCCAAGGTTTGTGGCATCCTTTCACCAACCGCCCCCTTGCCCCGAAGAATGACAACAAGgtgtaa
- the twnk gene encoding twinkle mtDNA helicase, translating into MWRRLLLGGRSPLGALIFPSRRHFSSAFWGPLTHSIAPRALTLRDTGSSFCREYKKDAQATVEFLESPVTVTEIKQYLRSKDVPFHDGFSCLHAPSVFVDAATRAERFSLFVDKTTGQFLCMDTQVEGSWEDLQDCLEVMQAEERDFLSPQVLLGFPESAEEREQRERDAEEARRIWSASVPFSELTEDEAQLVKTMFQMTKITNGTLKKFGVRLFKPTKSLVFPWLGGPDSSLKGLKLLSAQSADDGVRYNEATVPKCGSYDNLFGLTSLNRADSQVVVTGGELDTLAVSQATGLASVALPRGVSCLPPALLPYLEQFKRVTLWLGGDVRSWEASKIFSRKLGLRRCRLVRPGEYRPCPGEALAQGKNLSIILAAAIPAAHKSIVSFKQLREDVYGELVNTEQVAGVKWSRFPELNRILKGHRKGELTVFTGPTGSGKTTFISELALDLCTQGVNTLWGSFEINNVRLAKIMLTQFAMQRLEENLEQYDYWADKFEELPLYFMTFHGQQNIKSVLDTMQHAVYLYDINHVVIDNLQFMMGQENLSVDKFAVQDHIIAAFRKFATNSGCHVTLIIHPRKEEDDRELQTASIFGSAKASQEADNVLILQEKKLVSCPGRRSLQVTKNRFDGDVGVFPLDFVKASLTFSTPVKGKHKLKKIAANPEENKDAEAPAKKDGAKREKADKQPSKTPKSTRSPKNPATSE; encoded by the exons ATGTGGAGGCGATTGCTCCTGGGGGGCCGCTCTCCTTTGGGGGCCCTCATCTTTCCCTCCAGGAGACATTTTTCTTCTGCCTTTTGGGGTCCCCTGACTCATAGCATAGCTCCGAGGGCTTTGACGCTGCGGGACACGGGCTCCTCCTTTTGCAGAGAATACAAGAAAGATGCTCAAGCCACAGTGGAGTTTCTGGAGAGCCCCGTCACGGTCACCGAGATCAAGCAGTACCTACGTTCCAAGGACGTGCCTTTCCATGACGGTTTCAGCTGCCTGCACGCGCCCAGCGTTTTCGTGGACGCCGCCACCAGGGCCGAGCGCTTTTCCCTCTTTGTGGACAAGACCACCGGGCAGTTTCTGTGCATGGACACGCAGGTGGAGGGGAGCTGGGAGGACCTCCAGGACTGCCTGGAGGTGATGCAAGCAGAGGAGCGGGATTTCCTCAGCCCGCAAGTGCTGCTGGGGTTCCCGGAAAGTGCCGAGGAGCGGGAGCAGAGAGAAAGGGATGCCGAGGAGGCCAGAAGAATCTGGTCTGCCTCGGTGCCCTTCTCGGAGTTGACGGAGGATGAGGCGCAGCTCGTCAAAACTATGTTCCAG ATGACAAAGATCACCAACGGCACTCTGAAGAAGTTTGGCGTGAGACTTTTCAAACCTACCAAGAGTCTGGTTTTCCCTTGGCTCGGGGGTCCCGATTCCTCATTGAAGGGTCTGAAGCTCCTCTCGGCGCAAAGCGCGGACGACGGCGTCCGTTACAACGAGGCCACGGTCCCCAAGTGCGGCTCCTACGACAACCTGTTCGGCCTGACCTCGCTGAATCGCGCCGACTCGCAGGTGGTGGTGACTGGCGGCGAGCTGGACACGCTGGCCGTCAGCCAGGCCACGGGGCTGGCCAGCGTGGCCCTCCCGCGGGGCGTGAGCTGCCTCCCTCCCGCCCTGCTTCCCTACCTGGAGCAGTTCAAGCGCGTCACCTTGTGGTTGGGCGGCGACGTCCGCTCTTGGGAGGCGTCCAAGATTTTCTCTCGCAAGCTGGGCCTGCGGCGCTGTCGACTGGTGCGGCCCGGGGAGTACCGACCCTGTCCCGGGGAGGCCCTGGCGCAGGGCAAGAACTTGAGCATCATCTTGGCCGCCGCCATCCCCGCCGCGCACAAGTCCATCGTGTCCTTCAAGCAGCTCCGTGAGGACGTGTACGGGGAACTGGTCAACACGGAGCAGGTGGCCGGCGTGAAGTGGTCTCGCTTTCCGGAGCTCAACAGGATCCTGAAAGGACATCGCAAGGGAGAGCTCACGGTTTTTACAG GTCCCACCGGAAGCGGAAAGACCACCTTCATCAGCGAGCTGGCCCTGGACCTGTGCACGCAGGGCGTCAACACGCTATGGGGCAGTTTCGAGATCAACAACGTACGCCTGGCCAAGATCATGCTGACGCAGTTCGCCATGCAGCGGCTGGAGGAGAACCTGGAGCAGTACGACTACTGGGCGGACAAGTTTGAGGAGCTCCCGCTCTACTTCATGACCTTCCACGGTCAGCAGAACATCAAGTCGGTGCTGGACACCATGCAGCACGCCGTCTATCTCTACGATATCAACCACGTGGTCATCGACAACCTGCAGTTCATGATGGGGCAGGAGAACCTGTCGGTCGATAA GTTTGCCGTCCAAGACCACATTATCGCCGCCTTCAGAAAATTCGCAACCAACTCCGGCTGCCACGTCACGCTCATCATTCACCCCAGGAAGGAGGAGGACGACCGGGAGTTGCAGACGGCCTCCATATTTGGCTCGGCAAAG GCCAGCCAGGAGGCCGACAACGTGCTCATCCTGCAGGAAAAGAAGCTAGTGAGCTGCCCTGGCCGCCGCTCGCTGCAAGTGACCAAAAACCGTTTCGACGGCGACGTGGGCGTCTTCCCGCTGGACTTCGTCAAGGCCTCGCTCACCTTTTCCACACCCGTCAAAGGCAAACATAAGCTAAAGAAGATCGCCGCTAACCCGGAAGAGAACAAGGATGCCGAGGCACCCGCCAAGAAGGACGGCGCCAAACGAGAGAAAGCGGACAAACAGCCGAGCAAAACGCCAAAGTCCACGCGATCTCCTAAGAATCCTGCAACAAGTGAATGA
- the LOC144093060 gene encoding leucine zipper putative tumor suppressor 2 homolog isoform X1, whose amino-acid sequence MALVQAPPINAEPQDSGRSARSRRRYRSGPSPPADESAAGPDLTARPYRDRRVRRGTSLPGSESPQERFLQNGSPPALSKGGGREKWDYVDEWNDYPASSGGPTSYRDQISKGLNGNMGDAPPKLIPVSGKLEKNMEKNVLRPTAFKPVLPKTRAAMQYLSPRHGANVPEGQSVQPGGAHQERSPSGSERRGFYGVGRSGGRSCSLSDSGQNSLSSLAVGDGPAGNPEAARRAHSAGVHAHSNSDSGRSSSSKSTGSGSVTGRGQPPSDCESGGPDGYEGAVRDLEDKLREREAELRLLRDNLDDNEAAICQVTGNAPTHSVYEEKQKRFELELEELRQGCATRMQAASQKAQRAQQVLQMQVHQLQQEKKKLQEDFAQLLKEREQLEERCASYEHDKIKLGPRLEETKWEVCQKSGEISLLKQQLKEAQLELAQRAGDAVSLRGQLRDARGELSDARVLLRESEGAARARAAELGVCENELQRRKSEAELFRDKAARLEGELARLREPEGEREALRELAERTGGELALERQRAERHLDAFEQERRTWQEEKEKVLRYQQQLQENYVSMYRRNRQLEVALRDLSQELESRDDDDGSGSGNEIVFDEVAATEI is encoded by the exons ATGGCGCTGGTTCAGGCCCCGCCCATCAACGCCGAACCTCAGGACTCGGGTCGTAGCGCTCGGTCCCGCAGACGATACCGCTCGGGACCGTCGCCGCCGGCCGACGAGTCGGCTGCCGGGCCGGATTTGACGGCGCGCCCTTACCGGGACCGCCGAGTCCGACGGGGAACCTCCTTACCGGGCTCGGAGTCGCCTCAAGAGCGCTTCCTGCAAAACGGCAGTCCTCCGGCCTTGAGCAAAGGCGGCGGGCGGGAGAAGTGGGACTATGTGGACGAATGGAATGACTACCCTGCGTCCTCCGGTGGCCCGACGAGCTACCGGGATCAGATCAGTAAGGGCTTGAATGGGAATATGGGGGACGCGCCACCAAAACTCATACCGGTGTCGGGGAAACTAGAGAAG AACATGGAGAAAAACGTCTTGCGGCCCACCGCATTTAAACCGGTGCTCCCAAAGACCCGCGCCGCCATGCAGTACTTGTCCCCCCGACACGGCGCCAACGTGCCAGAGGGCCAAAGCGTCCAGCCGGGCGGCGCCCACCAGGAGCGGTCGCCCTCGGGCTCAGAGAGGCGTGGCTTTTACGGCGTGGGGCGCAGTGGCGGCCGCTCCTGCTCGCTCTCCGACTCGGGACAGAACTCGCTTTCCAGTCTGGCCGTGGGAGATGGGCCGGCGGGGAACCCGGAGGCGGCTAGAAGAGCGCATTCCGCGGGGGTCCACGCGCACTCCAACTCCGACAGCGGGCGTTCGTCGTCCAGCAAGAGCACCGGGTCCGGCTCCGTCACCGGGCGGGGTCAACCGCCGTCGGACTGCGAGTCGGGAGGGCCGGACGGATACGAGGGCGCGGTCAGGGACCTCGAGGACAAGCTTCGGGAGAGGGAGGCGGAGCTGCGCCTGCTCAGAGACAACCTGGACGACAACGAAGCCGCCATCTGTCAGGTGACGGGAAATGCACCGACGCATTCG GTCTATGAGGAGAAGCAGAAGCGTTTCGAGCTGGAGCTGGAGGAGTTGCGGCAGGGCTGCGCCACCAGGATGCAGGCGGCCTCCCAGAAAGCCCAGCGAGCTCAGCAGGTGCTTCAGATGCAG GTCCACCAGCTCCAGCAGGAGAAGAAAAAACTGCAAGAGGATTTTGCGCAGCTCCTGAAGGAGCGAGAACAGCTGGAAGAGCGCTGCGCCTCCTATGAACACGACAAGATTAAACTGGGCCCGCGTCTGGAGGAGACCAAGTGGGAG GTGTGCCAGAAGTCGGGCGAGATCTCTCTATTGAAACAACAGCTGAAAGAGGCGCAATTGGAGCTGGCCCAGCGAGCGGGCGACGCCGTGTCGCTGCGCGGGCAACTGCGTGACGCCCGCGGCGAGCTAAGCGACGCGCGGGTGCTCCTGCGGGAGTCCGAGGGCGCCGCCCGAGCCCGGGCCGCCGAGCTGGGGGTGTGCGAGAACGAGCTGCAGCGACGCAAGAGCGAGGCCGAGCTGTTTCGAGACAAGGCGGCGCGCCTGGAGGGCGAGCTGGCACGCCTGCGGGAGCCCGAGGGGGAGCGGGAAGCCCTGCGGGAGCTGGCCGAGCGCACGGGGGGCGAGCTGGCCCTGGAGCGGCAGCGGGCCGAAAGGCACTTGGACGCTTTTGAGCAAGAGCGGAGGACGTGGCAAGAGGAGAAGGAAAAGGTGCTCCGTTACCAGCAACAGCTGCAGGAGAACTACGTGAGCATGTATCGACGCAATCGGCAACTGGAGGTGGCCTTGAGGGACCTGAGCCAGGAACTGGAGAgtcgcgacgacgacgacggcagcGGCAGCGGCAACGAGATAGTCTTCGATGAAGTCGCCGCCACAGAAATTTGA
- the LOC144093060 gene encoding leucine zipper putative tumor suppressor 2 homolog isoform X2, translated as MALVQAPPINAEPQDSGRSARSRRRYRSGPSPPADESAAGPDLTARPYRDRRVRRGTSLPGSESPQERFLQNGSPPALSKGGGREKWDYVDEWNDYPASSGGPTSYRDQISKGLNGNMGDAPPKLIPVSGKLEKNMEKNVLRPTAFKPVLPKTRAAMQYLSPRHGANVPEGQSVQPGGAHQERSPSGSERRGFYGVGRSGGRSCSLSDSGQNSLSSLAVGDGPAGNPEAARRAHSAGVHAHSNSDSGRSSSSKSTGSGSVTGRGQPPSDCESGGPDGYEGAVRDLEDKLREREAELRLLRDNLDDNEAAICQVYEEKQKRFELELEELRQGCATRMQAASQKAQRAQQVLQMQVHQLQQEKKKLQEDFAQLLKEREQLEERCASYEHDKIKLGPRLEETKWEVCQKSGEISLLKQQLKEAQLELAQRAGDAVSLRGQLRDARGELSDARVLLRESEGAARARAAELGVCENELQRRKSEAELFRDKAARLEGELARLREPEGEREALRELAERTGGELALERQRAERHLDAFEQERRTWQEEKEKVLRYQQQLQENYVSMYRRNRQLEVALRDLSQELESRDDDDGSGSGNEIVFDEVAATEI; from the exons ATGGCGCTGGTTCAGGCCCCGCCCATCAACGCCGAACCTCAGGACTCGGGTCGTAGCGCTCGGTCCCGCAGACGATACCGCTCGGGACCGTCGCCGCCGGCCGACGAGTCGGCTGCCGGGCCGGATTTGACGGCGCGCCCTTACCGGGACCGCCGAGTCCGACGGGGAACCTCCTTACCGGGCTCGGAGTCGCCTCAAGAGCGCTTCCTGCAAAACGGCAGTCCTCCGGCCTTGAGCAAAGGCGGCGGGCGGGAGAAGTGGGACTATGTGGACGAATGGAATGACTACCCTGCGTCCTCCGGTGGCCCGACGAGCTACCGGGATCAGATCAGTAAGGGCTTGAATGGGAATATGGGGGACGCGCCACCAAAACTCATACCGGTGTCGGGGAAACTAGAGAAG AACATGGAGAAAAACGTCTTGCGGCCCACCGCATTTAAACCGGTGCTCCCAAAGACCCGCGCCGCCATGCAGTACTTGTCCCCCCGACACGGCGCCAACGTGCCAGAGGGCCAAAGCGTCCAGCCGGGCGGCGCCCACCAGGAGCGGTCGCCCTCGGGCTCAGAGAGGCGTGGCTTTTACGGCGTGGGGCGCAGTGGCGGCCGCTCCTGCTCGCTCTCCGACTCGGGACAGAACTCGCTTTCCAGTCTGGCCGTGGGAGATGGGCCGGCGGGGAACCCGGAGGCGGCTAGAAGAGCGCATTCCGCGGGGGTCCACGCGCACTCCAACTCCGACAGCGGGCGTTCGTCGTCCAGCAAGAGCACCGGGTCCGGCTCCGTCACCGGGCGGGGTCAACCGCCGTCGGACTGCGAGTCGGGAGGGCCGGACGGATACGAGGGCGCGGTCAGGGACCTCGAGGACAAGCTTCGGGAGAGGGAGGCGGAGCTGCGCCTGCTCAGAGACAACCTGGACGACAACGAAGCCGCCATCTGTCAG GTCTATGAGGAGAAGCAGAAGCGTTTCGAGCTGGAGCTGGAGGAGTTGCGGCAGGGCTGCGCCACCAGGATGCAGGCGGCCTCCCAGAAAGCCCAGCGAGCTCAGCAGGTGCTTCAGATGCAG GTCCACCAGCTCCAGCAGGAGAAGAAAAAACTGCAAGAGGATTTTGCGCAGCTCCTGAAGGAGCGAGAACAGCTGGAAGAGCGCTGCGCCTCCTATGAACACGACAAGATTAAACTGGGCCCGCGTCTGGAGGAGACCAAGTGGGAG GTGTGCCAGAAGTCGGGCGAGATCTCTCTATTGAAACAACAGCTGAAAGAGGCGCAATTGGAGCTGGCCCAGCGAGCGGGCGACGCCGTGTCGCTGCGCGGGCAACTGCGTGACGCCCGCGGCGAGCTAAGCGACGCGCGGGTGCTCCTGCGGGAGTCCGAGGGCGCCGCCCGAGCCCGGGCCGCCGAGCTGGGGGTGTGCGAGAACGAGCTGCAGCGACGCAAGAGCGAGGCCGAGCTGTTTCGAGACAAGGCGGCGCGCCTGGAGGGCGAGCTGGCACGCCTGCGGGAGCCCGAGGGGGAGCGGGAAGCCCTGCGGGAGCTGGCCGAGCGCACGGGGGGCGAGCTGGCCCTGGAGCGGCAGCGGGCCGAAAGGCACTTGGACGCTTTTGAGCAAGAGCGGAGGACGTGGCAAGAGGAGAAGGAAAAGGTGCTCCGTTACCAGCAACAGCTGCAGGAGAACTACGTGAGCATGTATCGACGCAATCGGCAACTGGAGGTGGCCTTGAGGGACCTGAGCCAGGAACTGGAGAgtcgcgacgacgacgacggcagcGGCAGCGGCAACGAGATAGTCTTCGATGAAGTCGCCGCCACAGAAATTTGA
- the ghitm gene encoding growth hormone-inducible transmembrane protein: MLVTRLTCLRKLPSLAAGLRPGLTSASPGLKIKPCPVLFTPQQGLSSKARFGFRRLRTTKDQLKEAAFETTTGTAIKIDSMGRMILAGGAAVGLGALCYYGLGMSNEIGAIEKAVIWPQYVKDRIHSTYMYFAGSVGMTALSAVAVARNPALMGLMMRGSWMAIGATFAAMIGAGMLVRSISYENSPVPKHLAWMLHAGVMGAVVAPLTLLGGPLMMRAAWYTAGIVGGLSTVAMCAPSEKFLNMGGPLAVGFGVVFASSIGSMFLPPTSAFGAGLYSVAIYGGLVLFSMFLLYDTQKVIKKAETHPFYGVQKYDPINACMGIYMDTLNIFTRLVMILANGGGRRK, translated from the exons ATGCTCGTGACAAGGCTAACATGTTTGAGGAAACTCCCCTCGCTTGCTGCCGGGCTCCGTCCCGGGCTGACGAGCGCCTCCCCCGGCCTCAAGATCAAGCCATGCCCGGTCCTGTTTACACCGCAGCAG GGTTTGTCCTCCAAGGCTCGATTTGGATTCCGCCGGCTGAGGACGACAAAAGACCAACTCAAGGAGGCGGCTTTTGAGACCACCACAGGCACGGCTATTAAAA TTGACAGCATGGGAAGAATGATTCTGGCCGGGGGTGCCGCTGTCGGACTGGGAGCTTTGTGCTACTACGGCTTGGGAATGTCCAACGAGATTGGTGCCATTGAGAAAGCAGT GATTTGGCCTCAGTACGTGAAGGACAGGATCCATTCCACCTATATGTACTTCGCGGGCAGCGTGGGGATGACGGCTCTGTCGGCCGTCGCCGTGGCTCGAAACCCGGCGCTTATGGGGCTCATGATGAGAGGCTCGTGGATG GCTATCGGCGCTACCTTTGCAGCCATGATCGGTGCTGGCATGCTTGTTCGGTCCATCTCGTATGAGAACAGCCCCGTACCCAAGCATCTGGCTTGGATGCTGCATGCAG GTGTGATGGGTGCCGTGGTGGCCCCCCTCACTCTCCTGGGGGGACCCCTGATGATGAGAGCCGCCTGGTACACGGCGGGTATCGTCGGCGGGCTGTCCACGGTGGCCATGTGCGCCCCCAGCGAGAAATTCCTCAACATGGGCGGACCGCTGGCCGTCGGTTTCGGGGTGGTCTTCGCCTCCTCTATTG GGTCCATGTTCCTGCCCCCCACCTCGGCGTTTGGGGCCGGGCTCTACTCCGTGGCCATCTACGGCGGCTTGGTGCTCTTCAGCATGTTCTTGCTCTACGATACGCAGAAGGTCATCAAGAAAGCGGAGACTCATCCGTTTTACGGCGTGCAAAAATACGATCCCATCAACGC GTGTATGGGGATTTATATGGACACGCTCAACATCTTCACAAGGCTGGTGATGATCCTTGCAAATGGCGGTGGAAGAAGAAAGTGA